From Triplophysa dalaica isolate WHDGS20190420 chromosome 24, ASM1584641v1, whole genome shotgun sequence:
GTGTTGATCTacggtcatcatatttctgtgttgatccagggtcatcgtttgcatgtgttgatccagggtcatcatatttctgtgtaaaTCAAGGGTCATCATATGCCTGTGTTgttatataaacaacagttgTTCACAGTATTTCTTTATTGCAAGCGCTAACACCTTTTTCTTTATTCGTAAGAATCACCAGGTCGATTAACAATGGAGGAGAAAAAAgggtaaatatttaaatgaaatattgtcttcatttactaaaCCATTAACTGCTGCTCTAATAGTGTGTGGTTTTGTATTTTTCCTTTGAGGGTCTTCGGTGTGCCGTCATTAACAGAAGAATCATTGGTTACATTGAATGATGGAATGTGGCTTGATGACATCGTTATGGACATTCAGTTGAGGTAATTTTGCAGATGTATCTAAAAACTGCACATCATAATAGTCTTATCAATCTCTTTTCTAATTTTTACAAACTTCTAGATCTGTTCATGAAGAATTGGGACCAAATATAAGACGGAAATCTTTGATCTACCCAGTGCACTTTTACACAAAGCTAAAAACTGGGTAGGATTCACTCACGTTACGGAAGACAAAGGGATCAttagataaaataaaaagttactaACACAGCCAGTTTCTATTATGCGTTTGTACATGTTCTATAGACTTGCTCTATAGAATGGGATTTAAAGAAGCCATGTTCTctcaaaagtatattttaaattgtatttaaaaatttgaattttaacCACATGCTTAACCATTTTTACTATGTCATCTTTGCGATTGTAGTGGATACACAGATGTCATCAGATGGACAAAACATGAGGACATTTTTCGCAAGGACTATCTTTTGATAGTTGAAAATGTCCTTGGGTGAGAACTATTGTAGtggttatttttaattttttgtcgCAAGATTTCAATAGTCCCTTTTCCCATCAATGGACATGGCAACTAAATcaattttatattgtttctattATTTAGATATAATATAATTGACTATTTGTGGGTATGTATGGGTAAACTTTTCaactatttttcattttactacgaacatttcattcaaattccaaaagaataaagtttttgattattttgcagACAATTTGAAACTGACTAAACTGTCAACATAACAAGCTGTAATGTATTTTGACTTTACAGTATTCAAGATTTGAAAACATGTAGAAATTGGAAATGCTGATTATAGGGAAAAGTCAAGACGTCTCGTAATTTTTCCATGGTTTTACTTTCCTTACAttacaattgtttttaaatgaatatgagTATACATTCCatgttctgcaaataaatgcaagtaaaaaagaaatatgggagtagtttacagaatgaaacaaaaattatcattttacattACAACACATTCGGAAAAAAGTTGAAGATGATTGTTAAATCATACCAACGACTAATTGAATGTACTTTTACTCTAAATGTGGAaatgaaattatgaaaatagTTGAAGAAATGACTGTGCCTCTTACTGTATATAGCACATAGGTAATTATAGAAACctatgttatttatattgtctataaatgtttttttttttcagaaatcaCTGGAGACTCATGATTGTGTGCTTCCCTGGGAATGAAGAAGTGGAATACATCAAAAGGGGGCGAAGACTGGTACAAAGAAAGAGGTAAATGTTTATTACGTATGGGTAATTAAACCGTAGTTATATTTGTGTAGTTAAATTATGTGCTGTTGCCCATACAATGACTTTATCTCACATTTGTGTTGTGAATCTAAGAGTTCTTAGTCTTTGATCAGTTGCGTTTTACTTTTAGGCCTTGCATTTTAATGTTAGATTCCAGGCCAGTTGAAGTGAGTGATAGCATGGAGGTGTTCCAAAATATTCGAAGGTTGGTTCTGTTGTATATTGTTGTATATATCTACTTATATATATACCCTCTATGGTAAACATAATAAAGCTTTACAACTAAGGTGTCGATTTAATAAAGGTTTCTTTTTCAGTTACTTAACAgaaatgtggaaaaacaaaaaacaaaagcctCGGATATATTCTGCGGATTCTATGCCAGCTCTCAAAGTACAGGTACCTGAACAGCAGGGAAACAGCTCTGAATGTGGCCTATTTGTCCTACTCTATGCAGAGCACTTTCTGAATGTAAGTTTTGAAAGTAATTTTTTTCCTAGATGCTTGTTGGCACTTGGGCGATATTTTTCAGATATATTTTCAtatcacaaaagaaaatgtaacacATTTATGTTTCCTTCCTTACCTGTAGGATCCTCCCAAAGAACTAATCAATGAGCTTGACTGTACATCCTGGTTTACACTGGCCGATGCATTTTCAAAGCGTGCACAGATCAGGGACAAAATGCAAAGTTGTCTAGAAGGTGTAATACTTATTTTTGGAGAACATTGCAAAATCCTGATATAATCATTCAAATTCTAATCcaaattaattttaatcaattaaaatgGTAAAATAGTAGTTTCTTACAAATTACTTTAAATAGTTTTGGTAGTTTATGGTACACAAGCATAACTTGGTTGTGTTGATGTGGTAGATGGTATGAAACTGATACATTCATTGTAAAAATTGTAATACTGATGATTACCTGATTGATCTGAGTTTTGCATGTGCAGCAGAGGGAGGAGAACCAGAGGAAATCAAAGCAGATGAAGAGGAAAGTGAAGagcagcaaaacatttttgagagAGGGAAAGACGCTGAGGAAAACAAAAGTGAACAGAGAAGGCAAGAGGAAAGCATAGTAAATgagaaagtaaaagaaaataaagagaaaggAAAAATACATCATGAAAGAGACGAGTCTAGTTCACTTCAGGCAGGA
This genomic window contains:
- the LOC130414715 gene encoding sentrin-specific protease 7-like; translation: MEEKKGVFGVPSLTEESLVTLNDGMWLDDIVMDIQLRSVHEELGPNIRRKSLIYPVHFYTKLKTGGYTDVIRWTKHEDIFRKDYLLIVENVLGNHWRLMIVCFPGNEEVEYIKRGRRLVQRKRPCILMLDSRPVEVSDSMEVFQNIRSYLTEMWKNKKQKPRIYSADSMPALKVQVPEQQGNSSECGLFVLLYAEHFLNDPPKELINELDCTSWFTLADAFSKRAQIRDKMQSCLEAEGGEPEEIKADEEESEEQQNIFERGKDAEENKSEQRRQEESIVNEKVKENKEKGKIHHERDESSSLQAGNYTVLGRLSVPGTKRKYTITQDELKRRITAENMSNNMLRSLIRVRKEDLPEELREQRPKKQRLKLAYSLPSVKGRPQT